The following coding sequences lie in one Actinomyces capricornis genomic window:
- a CDS encoding inositol monophosphatase family protein: MAPRSDLDDLLALAVDVVREAAAMALHPGRDLGIRVKADRNDLVTAVDRRIEEYVAARLQATGYGLLGEEGHGVETWQGRVWVLDPIDGTMNFVQTHRDYAVSLALCEDGAPVLAVVMDVVADRCYTAVRAGGARCNGQALSPVVDGRGYRDAVLITDLKEMRALPRLAQCLEESRGHRRYGSAALECVEVAAGRAGAFVHMWVSPWDIAAASLICSELGVRVTRLDGTPLDLRWKGSVLAAPPTIHDQLLHRLMIDPR, encoded by the coding sequence ATGGCACCCCGCAGCGATCTCGACGATCTCCTGGCACTGGCGGTCGACGTCGTCCGGGAGGCGGCCGCCATGGCCCTCCACCCGGGCCGCGACCTTGGGATCCGCGTCAAGGCGGACCGCAACGATCTGGTCACCGCCGTGGACCGGCGCATCGAGGAGTATGTGGCCGCCCGCCTGCAGGCCACCGGGTACGGCCTGCTGGGGGAGGAGGGACACGGCGTGGAGACCTGGCAGGGCCGGGTGTGGGTCCTGGACCCCATCGACGGGACGATGAACTTCGTCCAGACCCATCGGGACTACGCGGTCAGCCTGGCCCTGTGCGAGGACGGCGCCCCGGTGCTCGCCGTGGTCATGGACGTGGTGGCCGACCGCTGCTACACCGCCGTGCGCGCAGGCGGCGCGCGCTGCAACGGCCAGGCCCTGAGCCCCGTCGTCGACGGGCGCGGCTACCGCGACGCCGTCCTCATCACCGATCTCAAGGAGATGCGGGCCCTGCCCCGCCTGGCCCAGTGCCTGGAGGAGTCCCGCGGGCACCGGCGCTACGGCTCGGCGGCCCTGGAGTGCGTGGAGGTCGCGGCCGGCCGGGCCGGCGCCTTCGTGCACATGTGGGTCTCGCCCTGGGATATCGCGGCGGCCAGCCTCATCTGCTCCGAGCTCGGGGTGCGGGTCACCCGCCTGGACGGCACGCCCCTGGACCTGCGGTGGAAGGGCTCCGTGCTCGCCGCGCCCCCGACCATCCACGACCAGCTCCTGCACCGGCTCATGATCGACCCCCGGTAG